The genomic window TGATTAATAATTTGATTATTCGGATTATTAGATAGTGATAGAATGACCTTTTTTCGAGCTTACTAAATCTATAATTGTTTGACCTGTtagtcaaaatatataattgcaTCATTGTATAATTGTTGACAATCTATTTCCACTTAGAATAATTTGGACTTTTCCcaaagtttgagaaaagttagTTGGAATTAGTTGCAAGTTAGTTAAGATTGGTTAGTTttgttagaataaaatatttctatgTTTTTTATACAGATAAAATATTGTGTCATGAATTTTACTAGTAAAACTTTGGATTATCTCTTTCTCAGAGTTTCAAAGCTTccaatttgcattttttttttaataaatataactCTGATTAGAACTATTTACtctaattttttgtgttaattaatGGAATGTCAAAATAAGTttgtaaatgttttttttgCCATATATATGCTACTGTGCAGAGTGGCTCAGAGCTAGTGGGGGCATTATGGGTATCAGAAATGTCAAGCCCATTTTTGCATTTGAGGGAGATTCTAAAGGAGCTTGGTTACAAGGACACTCCCCTTAATTTGTCTGCGGATGTGAGTATATCACTAGTAGAGCTGGGTATACGGATCAAGGTCCGCGGGTTGACCCGTTTAACTCGCAGCCCGCACGGATttaagatcaattttttttgcccgtttatatttttgttcgtgtgggttggaccgttaaaaccgcgggttatgcgggttacATCCGCGGGATCGCACGTTGACCCGCGACCcgtcttattatatatatatatatataattataaattttatcacTTGTCCATGTTCAAATCCAAAAAAACTTAGTCtaaaaaccctaattataaaaaaaaacaacaacaccaaaacacactcatatttgtttttttaactttattttttttatttgttacttacaatttatatgttgtaacataaaattattaacaatatagtttttttttaaaacttttattctatcaatattttagtttatttttttgaaaaaattgattttattttttatttttttgtaatagtatgcaggttaaccgtttaacccaTGGGCTTACGCGAACCCGAATTCGGGTCTACATATCATAACTCGTTTACATTTGCTGACGGGCTTGTTCGCTTCGTTTAACATGCGGGCTTATGCGGGGCaggttaaacggggcgggccAACCCGCACACTCACCTCTAATCACTAGGACTACTTtcacaaaatataaacaaaaattcacTCAATAAttatgtatttagtctataatatagtgTTAATAAGTAGTAGTGTGAAGGATTGAAAATATAATTGCCGAATGTTAAAATATCGTTTGTTTCATGATAGGAGCACTAAAAAATCGTTGGTATAATTGGTGAATAACTCGAACCAATTAACTTCTATATTTATTTGCTGGTTATATTTGTGAGAAttagaaaattatatataagcTAACATCTGAGTTTGTATGGTGCAGATTTTATTTGCTTCAATATTTACATTTGCTAGGATGATGATTGGACCATATATCACATACGTAACAGTAACTTCCAATAATCCAATTCTCATAAAGGTATAACCATTTTTTGTTACCCTTTATTATACATGTAATCTTAGTTGGTTTCCTGAATTATATTTTCTCCAATTCCTTGCACTGTTACAGACTATGGCATTGGGTTTGCTGCTAGTAAGTGCATTTTGGTTCTTCAAAATAGTAAGAATGatgaaattcaaattaacaAAGAAGAAGTCATCAACATCCAAGAATGGCATCAAGCACACCAACAACATCAAGAGAAAGACAGCTAACTAGCTCACAATTTCAACATAGCTAGCTAGTGATCAATCATTATTTaagaatttaactttttttttaagagaaatgatattttaatattcatttttatgtgtatttttaaaaacataatattgTTTATTAGGAAGACAAGACACAATTTCACTACATGATTAGCGAATGAATGTTGGGCCACCTCGAATGGCATGAACCACATGCGAGGAGATCTGCACATACGGTTTTTAGGGCGATCTGGTCGAAAGACCGGTCGGCCCCCACCCGACTAGAGGGACGGAGAATTGCACTACTTTAAAGTTGTTATTACTAATTTATCCATCATATATTTTCTATATTACCATACGACCCTTGTGTGGTAGGGTTTCTACTTTCGccaaatttaattttgttgattgaTTCTTGTACTAGGCAACAATGCTCTTTTTAAAATGCATGTTAGAAGATAAAaagtaagaaagaaaaataaagataaacatCTATCGTGTCACATGCggtgtatttatttatttttttttttattaatcatctAATTTTCAGGGAAAAGAGGCtcggtaattcagagttcgaacgcgaggtaaataaagtctggtaaaaaattattttcaccaCAAATGGAATTCAGATTCTCCCAAACGATTTGCGGTGTATGTATttcatatagttttttttttttttttttgtgaactaAGAGCATAATGACGTCAAAGGATCTATAAGGAATTCCAACTAAGTTGGCACCCCTCGTAGACCCTCATCTTGCATCAAGTGCTcataatagtatatatatatatagaaaaaggaaaaaaagagtaCAAGTTAGGGGGGGCAAGACCAAACCtaactaaaacaaacaaaacaacaaagcaaaagcaagagaaaaatgaaaaggaaaaaaaaaacctaagaAATTCTTAAGCGAGTATAACCAATCGATCCACAATGAAGTCATCATAAGCAAAGTGAGGCAAATATGACCACCATTGAAAGTCAACAATGGAGAAGCCGTGACTAGCCAACTTATCCGCACACGACTTTCTTCTCGAAAAGTCATCACAAGAAGCCCGAGGAGGGGTCGGCGCCCGCTTTTTTCATATAGCTCaatattgttatatatttttttataagataaacaTATATTCCATCAATCTTTCTCCATCGCTCTCTCTCTCCACCTCCATCACTATCTCTATCGCTCTCTCCATCCCTCATTTTTAAAGAATCCAAACAAATTCCAAGTATAAACTCAAGAAAGCACCAAAATTTCTTGCATTGGGATACATAACTGAACTAAGAAGTAAAACATCAGAAAACtagcttcttttttttgaaacaatcaGAAAAACTAGCTATTGATTTTCACCAATGCTGCATACTTTACATCTATTTAATTTGCCTAGTAAATCAGTATAgaatcacaacaacaacaacaacaaaaaatcactaccaaaaaaaaaaatcagtataAAAACTCTCACCACTTCATAAATAtatggcttaaatgcacttttggtcccttattttcaaaaaaatgaaattttgatcccctatatatatattgcattttCCAGGTAATGACTTTGTTGTAACACGATCCTAAGGCATTGTGAGTTTTTCTTCTCTTCCCCTTTCTTTTCCTAGAATCAGCAATAATACGccaataactttaaattttaatttttagtaatCATTTTATTCACATGGAACTAGTTCTTATGATGGAcaatttaaaaaacataattagttttttattatttctttgaaagaactaagggcccgtttggtgcgcaggatagcatagtgacaggataggatataaaacaggataaggataggataaaataacagcaggataacagttatactcagttatcatatcctatgtttggtgcacacaggataacaaacatgataactattatattttgtttttaatacatacttgctcataataatatgataagatatataacatatttaattgacaaaattactcttgtaaaacaattgttattttttttaaaattattttgtaatactttgaattttataaataaaaaatataaataagtaatcaaataactttatataatttaaaataaaaatcatgagaaaataatcaagtttaatgtttaatatgaatcatgatcaaataaataactcaataatatttacatgttagataagccaaataaatatatgatatatctcatacgtaaataataaaactattattgcaaaagaattatatttaattttttataaaatttaaattaatatccctatttgtcaattttttaataatcattttactttaaaatattgtaattttagtaaaattttgattttttagaatatataaattacaaaattacccctgtgagaaaatcacatatatatttaaaaattaattatttaattatttatattttattaattttattttatgtattttaaatatattttataaaataaatcagtaattttttttcttcttatcctatcctgctggtaacccagctcaaattcaggaaaagaattataactagagagacaggataggataagcttcaggattaacttatcatatcctgctgtatcaccaaacactggattgcggcaggatatgatacagttatcctatcttgtctcttatcctgtgcaccaaacgggccctaatgAGATTAACCATTTTTCTTAAATAgtcttaaattaatttttttttccttatatataTGAGAGGGAAagaagtatttatttattttttcttcttatagccTAAGAAATTACTTAAATTGCTAGAACTGAATGCGGAAAGTATGAAAAAACATCTCTTAATgtatttaaccaaaaaaattatagtctCTTAACCATGTGGTTAGAGGTTCGATTGTTGGTTCATGCATATCgaaaaaaattcggttgaaaAGAGAACTCACAATGTGTGCCTCAAAAGTTTTCCAACGAAAATTAATCATCATTTAACGACGGTAAAAATTTCATATCAATATCGAGGTatattcatttttcaatttatgACACTCAATTTATGACACCATAAATCATATTGAACGTGTGGTAGTTGCGTCATAATTCGATGCATGAGAGGTACAATACAACTGGTGTCTATCCACACTCCATTACTTGCAACCTATTTCTGGTGTCTGTTGTCCCATGCAATACAACTTACTAGTTACTAGTTAGGTATTATTTCCTTTTACACTTTCCTTTGTCATAATAACATATAGTACTCCTTGTCCCTTGGTCAAATACCCCAACAAAATtactttcaaaatattatattttactttgACCAAATAATTGATAAGGTTAGTTTAATAAAATTGTATATCTTTTTACAAtatcattgtatttttttaatatatctatATGCAAAAAATTAAACGACACTTATTTTGGAATGGATAGAGTATTTATTACTACTAAAATTGAGAAAATGGTCACTCATGTATACTTATCATAAACTTAGGAAAAATGAGAAATCTTCCGACGTAAATCAGGTATCTTTGCGTGCAGCTGCACAGAGACTAATTCTCAGAGCCGACCAAAGGATAAGGCAACCCAAAAAAGGGTTTTAGGCccccgaaaaagaaaaaaaattattaaggaaAAAAGACCCCTTTTAAGTCATAAGTTCATTAGTTTATAGTAGGAAAAAACCTCGGAGAAAAACATGAAGGCTTCTGAGAAAATCTGATAATAAAAATGAGACAACAACTTTGCAACTCTTCAAAAATTCAAGCAACCCTGCCAACTCTTCACTTTGGAATTCGCTTTAGGCCTCATTAAGTGTTGGGCCAACCCTGCCAATTCCCCGAGCCTTGTAGGACGCAAATGAGTGATAAACTCTCCCTATGAGTTTGAATGTTGCAACATGCCCAAGTCAGAGATCAAATTCAAGACCTTCATTAAGTTATAAGAGACTTGCGTCATCTCATCCAAAAGCTTTTGTGTGAAAATCTTCCCTCTTACGTATGCAACCATAGCATAGATCAAATTCAGTCATAATTGTATAAgtactctctctctctgaaaTTTCTACTATTTAAACAACTTTCAGACACATAATTTTTTCCGTTGAAAACTTAATAACATATTTTTCAGTTGAGAGCATATAGAGAAATGGAAGAGTACATTCAAAAGACAATTGTTGTAGGAGTGTTTTCATGGACAACAACTTTTCTTGTATTAAGGAATATCTTTCCAAAACGTTCATTTGATTTTTGCAACAGAATTGTTTCTATAATCCATGCAACCTTAGCAGTAACATTGGCTACATTATCTATTCAAGATTGGAAATGTCCAATTTGTCCTGTTGCCTCCAAATCTTCCAACCAACAGGTACTTAATAATTACTTCATGCAAATTTCTTTATACTTTTTTGTCTTAATTACTTAATAATTGGTGTTAATTTTGTTCAGATGGAAGT from Trifolium pratense cultivar HEN17-A07 linkage group LG1, ARS_RC_1.1, whole genome shotgun sequence includes these protein-coding regions:
- the LOC123886722 gene encoding TLC domain-containing protein 5-like, whose product is MEEYIKKTIFVGVFSWTITFFLLRKIFPKRSFDFCNRIVSTIHAILAVTLATLSVQDWKCPICPVASKSSNRQMEVLAVSLSYLIYDMVCCLFDERINWDNTIHHLVSIVGLMATLSYQKSGSELVGALWVSEMSSPFLHLREILKELGYKDTPLNLSADILFASIFTFARMMIGPYITYVTVTSNNPILIKTMALGLLLVSAFWFFKIVRMMKFKLTKKKSSTSKNGIKHTNNIKRKTAN